One window of Corynebacterium accolens genomic DNA carries:
- a CDS encoding aminopeptidase C, with translation MTLLTNDFLSQLREEAAADSQLRVARNAITSVGVAKAALDRDRITALYPTTEVKLDSLGVTDQMRSGRCWMFAALNVFRHRAAKELNIDDFEFSFTYLQYFDKLERANFALNQLLDLTEDGTDWDDREVATSLELTGDDGGWWSFFTNLVDKYGAVPAEVMPEVHSSGHTDQMNRDIATIIRRAAHRAVEGEGDRGGIIKQARTDIQRVLAIHLGTPPEEFTWSYRTKDDQFFRVHSTPREFADKYLPKLDEYVVLADDPRTTNDKHRLYTSAGVNNVAGGQAAGYLNVDVDELRSAARASIEAGEPVWFSCDVDRQFSFQNAVWDEGLVDTDGLYGIDSTMSKEERFTSGESAPTHAMVLTGIDGAPRAWRVENSWGTKPPRKDDADEVPGKGFATMSDEWFGENVFHIAVRKEFLTTEQQQALETEPIELPFWDRMN, from the coding sequence ATGACTTTGCTCACCAATGACTTCCTGTCCCAATTGCGCGAGGAGGCCGCAGCGGACTCCCAGCTGCGCGTCGCGCGCAATGCCATTACCAGCGTAGGGGTGGCCAAGGCGGCGCTCGACCGCGACCGCATTACCGCCCTCTACCCCACCACCGAGGTAAAACTCGATAGCCTCGGGGTCACCGACCAGATGCGCTCCGGGCGCTGCTGGATGTTTGCCGCGCTCAACGTGTTCCGCCACCGCGCGGCCAAGGAGCTCAATATCGATGACTTTGAGTTTTCCTTTACCTACCTGCAGTACTTCGACAAACTAGAGCGCGCCAACTTCGCGCTCAACCAGCTGCTGGATCTCACCGAAGACGGCACCGACTGGGATGACCGCGAGGTGGCTACTTCCCTCGAGCTCACAGGCGACGACGGCGGTTGGTGGTCATTTTTCACCAACCTCGTGGACAAGTACGGCGCAGTCCCGGCCGAGGTCATGCCGGAGGTGCACTCGTCTGGCCACACCGACCAGATGAATCGCGATATCGCCACCATCATCCGCCGCGCCGCGCACCGTGCGGTGGAAGGTGAGGGGGATCGCGGGGGCATTATCAAGCAAGCCCGCACCGATATCCAACGCGTGCTCGCCATTCACCTGGGCACCCCGCCCGAGGAGTTTACGTGGAGCTACCGCACCAAGGACGATCAATTCTTCCGCGTGCACTCCACCCCGCGCGAGTTTGCGGATAAGTACCTGCCAAAGTTGGACGAGTACGTCGTGCTTGCCGATGACCCCCGTACCACCAACGATAAGCACCGCCTCTACACCAGCGCCGGCGTGAACAACGTCGCTGGTGGACAGGCTGCCGGCTACCTCAACGTCGATGTGGACGAGCTGCGCTCCGCCGCGCGCGCCAGCATCGAGGCCGGCGAACCTGTGTGGTTTAGCTGCGATGTCGACCGCCAGTTCTCCTTCCAGAACGCCGTGTGGGACGAGGGCCTCGTTGATACCGATGGCCTCTACGGCATCGATTCCACCATGAGCAAGGAGGAACGGTTTACCTCCGGCGAATCTGCGCCCACCCACGCGATGGTGCTGACCGGCATCGATGGTGCACCCCGTGCATGGCGCGTGGAGAACTCCTGGGGCACCAAGCCGCCGCGCAAGGACGACGCCGACGAAGTACCAGGCAAGGGCTTTGCCACGATGTCGGACGAATGGTTCGGCGAAAACGTCTTCCACATCGCCGTGCGCAAGGAATTCCTCACCACTGAGCAGCAGCAAGCGCTAGAGACCGAGCCCATTGAGCTTCCCTTCTGGGACCGGATGAACTAA
- a CDS encoding aminopeptidase C, giving the protein MNEINPQEVHTTNATLTSEPAIRAARNAVAQEGIDKLSVDRDLVRELTTATSHKLDKWGAANQKASGRCWIFAGLNSLRGGIMDRTNIKDFELSQTYLYFYDKLEKANWFLTAVDELKDRDMTDRTLTKLMDDPIGDGGQWSMFVSLVEKYGVVPKYAMPETASSEASAMLNRNLQTVLRRAAHQIRAGKSGAQEHALADVYRILTANLGLPPTDFQWQYRDKDDNFHREGTFTPQDFAREYLPKDLGEYVCVVNDPRNNYGELYTVDYLGNVAGEKVTYLNAPVEVLRDATRSAIEDGRPVWFGCDTSQQSDADSGVWAKRLHDYEGLYGVEMGIEKPDRLRLHESLMTHAMVFTGADIAESGEVTRWRVENSWGTEKGNKGFWTMADDWFDEYVFEIAVHPSRLPEQYQEALKSTEITTLPAWDPMGALAN; this is encoded by the coding sequence ATGAATGAGATCAATCCACAGGAAGTTCACACCACCAACGCCACGCTTACCAGCGAGCCGGCCATCAGGGCGGCGCGGAATGCGGTGGCGCAGGAGGGCATCGATAAGCTGAGCGTCGACCGCGATCTCGTGCGCGAACTCACCACGGCGACCAGCCACAAGCTCGATAAGTGGGGCGCGGCCAACCAGAAGGCTTCTGGCCGCTGCTGGATTTTTGCGGGCCTGAATTCCCTGCGCGGTGGCATCATGGATCGCACCAACATCAAGGATTTCGAGCTTTCGCAGACCTACCTGTACTTCTACGACAAGCTGGAAAAGGCCAATTGGTTCCTCACCGCGGTAGATGAGCTCAAGGACCGCGATATGACGGACCGCACCTTGACCAAGCTCATGGATGACCCCATTGGCGATGGCGGCCAGTGGTCCATGTTCGTCTCGCTGGTGGAAAAGTACGGTGTGGTGCCCAAGTACGCCATGCCGGAGACCGCGTCCTCCGAGGCCAGCGCCATGCTCAACCGCAACCTGCAGACCGTCCTGCGCCGCGCCGCCCACCAGATTCGCGCGGGTAAGTCTGGGGCACAGGAGCACGCGCTTGCCGATGTCTACCGCATCCTCACCGCCAACCTCGGCCTCCCGCCCACAGATTTCCAGTGGCAGTACCGCGATAAGGACGATAACTTCCACCGCGAGGGCACTTTTACCCCGCAGGACTTCGCCCGCGAATACCTCCCGAAGGACCTGGGCGAGTACGTCTGCGTGGTCAATGACCCGCGCAATAATTACGGCGAGCTCTACACCGTGGACTACCTAGGCAACGTCGCCGGTGAAAAGGTCACCTACCTCAACGCCCCGGTCGAGGTATTGCGCGATGCCACCCGCTCTGCCATCGAGGATGGCCGGCCCGTCTGGTTCGGGTGCGATACCAGCCAGCAATCCGATGCCGATAGCGGCGTCTGGGCCAAGCGCCTGCACGATTATGAGGGGCTGTATGGGGTGGAAATGGGCATTGAGAAGCCAGATCGCCTCCGCCTCCACGAGTCCCTGATGACGCACGCGATGGTCTTTACCGGCGCAGATATTGCCGAGTCCGGCGAGGTCACCCGCTGGCGCGTGGAAAATTCCTGGGGCACCGAGAAGGGCAATAAGGGCTTTTGGACCATGGCCGATGACTGGTTTGACGAGTACGTCTTCGAAATCGCCGTCCACCCGTCCCGCCTGCCTGAGCAGTACCAAGAGGCGCTGAAGTCCACCGAGATCACCACCCTGCCGGCGTGGGATCCGATGGGCGCGCTAGCGAACTAA
- a CDS encoding GNAT family N-acetyltransferase, with product MTEIHIRDLDPRDETKAIEFAIEGMHLHWFVKNPRFERAYGRYFWDLERAQATDILAAYGDDGRFLGVILASIKGDPALPYPWWRKAYVKAVDLFNSLRPGGHREDYDAANEDMLVSYLAENTVDGEIGFLVADPNSGVKGVGTALLEAFEERHPGKDIYLYTDDGCTYQFYDSRGFERVGEKEISIDKDRDLTCMLYVRHVA from the coding sequence ATGACCGAAATTCACATCCGCGACCTTGACCCGCGCGATGAAACCAAGGCGATTGAGTTTGCCATCGAAGGCATGCACCTGCACTGGTTTGTGAAGAATCCGCGTTTTGAGCGTGCCTATGGCCGCTACTTTTGGGATTTAGAGCGCGCCCAGGCCACCGACATCTTGGCCGCCTACGGCGACGACGGGCGTTTCCTCGGCGTGATTCTGGCATCGATTAAAGGCGATCCAGCGCTGCCGTACCCGTGGTGGCGCAAGGCCTATGTCAAGGCCGTGGATCTCTTCAATAGCCTGCGCCCTGGCGGCCACCGCGAGGACTACGATGCCGCGAACGAGGATATGTTGGTCAGCTACCTGGCCGAGAACACCGTGGACGGTGAAATCGGCTTCCTCGTCGCCGACCCAAACTCGGGTGTGAAGGGCGTGGGCACCGCGCTCCTCGAGGCCTTTGAGGAGCGCCACCCCGGCAAGGATATTTACCTCTACACCGACGATGGCTGCACCTATCAGTTCTACGATTCCCGCGGTTTTGAGCGGGTGGGGGAGAAGGAAATCTCCATCGATAAGGACCGCGACCTTACCTGCATGCTGTACGTCCGCCACGTAGCGTGA
- a CDS encoding pantoate--beta-alanine ligase: MSLKMGQATIISEVDRIRMVGSALRKTGRPVAFVPLTTGVHAGHIALVRAARRIRGAVTVVALQEPRAEDVELLRAEGVDVIWDYTPEKLWPHGRRINIAARSVAVERDVPGFPADQDAPATTPEPTSLEPDLSGELTLYLTLMMALSPTDVLIGEKDYELLLAIHHAVQDLHLGVRVQGVPAVRMPDGVVMSLRNTRVPEDKREDVAALSAALTAGAHAAEAGADKVREVAAGVLEAAGVEPEYLEVRGRDLGEPPAEGDARLLVAATIGGVRLIDNVGLPLGIGFTNIEEHEAKAELEREKQREQNPSPED; this comes from the coding sequence ATGAGCTTGAAGATGGGACAAGCCACCATCATCAGCGAGGTCGACCGCATCCGCATGGTGGGAAGCGCCCTGCGCAAGACCGGTCGTCCCGTAGCCTTCGTGCCGCTGACCACCGGCGTGCATGCCGGGCACATCGCCCTGGTGCGCGCGGCCCGCCGCATCCGCGGCGCGGTGACCGTCGTGGCCCTCCAAGAACCCCGCGCCGAAGATGTAGAACTCCTGCGCGCCGAGGGCGTGGACGTCATCTGGGATTACACTCCCGAAAAACTTTGGCCCCATGGCCGCCGGATTAATATCGCGGCTCGCAGCGTCGCGGTTGAACGCGACGTCCCAGGGTTCCCAGCAGATCAAGACGCTCCCGCGACTACACCTGAGCCCACAAGCTTAGAACCAGACTTATCCGGCGAGCTCACCCTCTACCTCACGCTGATGATGGCGCTGTCGCCCACCGATGTCCTCATCGGGGAGAAGGACTACGAGCTGCTCTTGGCCATTCACCACGCGGTGCAGGACTTGCACCTTGGGGTTCGCGTGCAGGGCGTTCCCGCCGTGCGCATGCCCGATGGCGTGGTGATGAGCCTGCGCAATACGCGCGTGCCCGAGGACAAGCGCGAGGATGTAGCCGCCCTCTCCGCCGCGCTTACCGCTGGTGCACACGCCGCAGAGGCAGGCGCGGATAAGGTCCGCGAGGTTGCCGCAGGTGTCCTAGAAGCCGCCGGTGTTGAACCGGAATACCTAGAAGTGCGCGGCCGCGACCTGGGCGAGCCGCCTGCCGAGGGCGATGCCCGCTTGCTAGTCGCTGCCACCATTGGCGGAGTTCGATTAATTGACAACGTTGGCCTGCCGTTAGGGATTGGGTTCACTAATATTGAAGAGCACGAGGCTAAGGCCGAGCTCGAGCGCGAAAAGCAGCGCGAACAAAACCCATCCCCGGAGGACTAA
- a CDS encoding DUF6779 domain-containing protein → MTQPRSSSKNSLSSPDLGQIGIIALVILAVIASIVMLISGSAAALKIALIAALWAAVVGFFLVMRYRRQAEESVTKLELQERAHRAELKQARAAEGKELPDQQILDEIRTELASIRKQIEDLSGHEFTYEPAALHAEARRIMELEAQTAAASHHREEEIDFEQASTGAPSADAIAGRLGNQPTGAHADSNPLNDIISENTRAQRSTGRTAEPLADTPKPVASSEAAGAKEPKDVSFDTGSFQAVRWDSGGDSDIKRHGSQHAGTDSAAHSGSRGSHRKPEDDTAAEPASDAVTQNIPQQATGKDAREEYKGSGHHVAAEQKQTASRRQQQTRGRRRSDEQRDGSVSVSELLAQMKKDK, encoded by the coding sequence ATGACTCAGCCGCGCTCTTCTTCCAAAAACTCGTTGTCCTCGCCGGATTTGGGACAAATTGGGATTATCGCCCTCGTCATCTTGGCCGTCATCGCCAGCATCGTCATGCTCATTTCCGGCTCGGCAGCGGCGCTCAAGATTGCGCTGATTGCCGCCCTGTGGGCCGCGGTGGTGGGCTTTTTCTTGGTGATGCGCTACCGCCGCCAGGCCGAGGAATCCGTGACCAAGCTGGAGCTGCAGGAGCGCGCCCACCGCGCGGAGCTCAAGCAGGCCCGCGCGGCCGAAGGCAAGGAGCTGCCGGATCAGCAGATCCTCGATGAGATTCGCACCGAGCTGGCCTCTATCCGCAAGCAAATCGAGGATTTGTCCGGCCACGAGTTCACCTACGAGCCCGCCGCCCTGCACGCTGAGGCGCGCCGCATCATGGAGCTGGAGGCACAGACCGCCGCGGCGTCCCACCACCGGGAAGAAGAGATCGATTTCGAGCAGGCCTCTACCGGTGCGCCGTCGGCCGATGCCATCGCCGGCCGCCTGGGCAATCAGCCAACTGGTGCGCACGCGGACTCCAACCCGCTCAATGACATCATCAGTGAAAACACCCGCGCCCAGCGCAGCACCGGCCGGACCGCCGAGCCGCTTGCCGATACCCCCAAGCCCGTCGCGTCCAGCGAGGCCGCGGGTGCGAAGGAACCGAAGGACGTTTCCTTCGATACTGGCAGCTTCCAGGCCGTGCGCTGGGATTCAGGCGGAGACTCCGATATCAAGCGCCACGGCTCCCAGCACGCGGGTACCGATAGCGCGGCACACTCTGGTTCCCGCGGCAGCCACCGCAAGCCGGAAGATGACACCGCAGCTGAGCCCGCTTCCGATGCGGTGACCCAGAATATCCCGCAGCAGGCAACCGGCAAGGACGCGCGCGAGGAATACAAGGGCTCGGGCCACCACGTGGCGGCCGAGCAGAAGCAAACGGCATCGCGCCGCCAGCAGCAGACCCGTGGCCGCCGCCGCAGCGACGAGCAGCGCGATGGTTCCGTGTCCGTTTCGGAGCTTTTGGCACAGATGAAGAAGGATAAATAA
- a CDS encoding DUF3180 domain-containing protein — MKRTSLGALIGVGVFMAAAAAILTTRFYGSMMAIPVTVSATLWLMVVVCLGLTWKVDKATDEDHGIGLDNSQLNPMTIAQFMLVGKASAWTGAIVGGLYAGVAVYVIPNAGTLVAASDDLAGVLASAIGGVAMSAAGLRLERHCETPPPPDGLQAVH, encoded by the coding sequence ATGAAACGAACCTCGCTCGGTGCGCTTATCGGCGTTGGGGTATTCATGGCCGCCGCGGCCGCCATCCTCACCACGCGCTTTTATGGCTCGATGATGGCCATCCCGGTTACGGTCTCTGCCACGCTATGGCTCATGGTGGTGGTGTGCCTGGGGCTTACCTGGAAGGTGGATAAGGCCACCGATGAGGATCATGGCATCGGGTTGGATAATTCGCAGCTTAATCCCATGACCATCGCGCAGTTCATGCTGGTGGGCAAGGCCTCGGCGTGGACGGGTGCGATTGTCGGCGGGCTCTATGCCGGCGTGGCTGTGTATGTCATCCCGAATGCGGGCACCCTTGTCGCGGCTTCCGATGATCTGGCGGGCGTGCTGGCTTCTGCTATCGGCGGCGTCGCCATGTCCGCGGCTGGCCTGCGATTGGAGCGACACTGCGAGACCCCGCCGCCACCAGACGGGCTTCAAGCGGTACATTAG
- the folK gene encoding 2-amino-4-hydroxy-6-hydroxymethyldihydropteridine diphosphokinase, with product MRAVLSIGSNMDDRVELLRTVFTEFREDIVAASPVYSTPPWGVTDQDEFLNAVLIVDVQESPLELLRRGQKLEEAAERVRVRHWGPRTLDVDIVDIEGYSSADAELTVPHPYAHERAFVLIPWLAADAAAKLKGQDVSALVAALDPQETADIHRLGLMEEL from the coding sequence ATGCGCGCGGTACTATCCATCGGCTCCAATATGGATGACCGCGTGGAGCTTTTGCGGACGGTATTTACGGAGTTCCGCGAGGACATCGTGGCGGCCTCGCCCGTTTATTCAACCCCGCCATGGGGAGTAACGGACCAGGATGAATTCTTGAATGCGGTGCTTATCGTGGATGTCCAGGAAAGCCCGTTGGAGCTCTTGCGCCGCGGTCAGAAGCTGGAAGAAGCGGCAGAGCGCGTGCGCGTGCGCCACTGGGGTCCGCGCACCCTGGACGTGGACATCGTCGATATTGAAGGATATAGCTCCGCCGATGCGGAACTTACCGTCCCACACCCCTATGCCCACGAGCGCGCATTCGTGCTTATCCCCTGGTTAGCCGCCGATGCGGCTGCTAAATTGAAGGGACAGGATGTCTCCGCGCTGGTTGCCGCGTTGGACCCGCAGGAAACCGCCGATATCCACCGCTTGGGTCTGATGGAGGAGCTATGA
- the folB gene encoding dihydroneopterin aldolase encodes MADRIELTGLECFGYHGVFEEEKRTGQPFIVDITCWSEFAEAAAHDDLTKTINYAELADVAANIVEGPSRDLIETVASEVADTIMASFADLHAVEVTVHKPKAPIPRTFADVAVVARRSRKHARLGTNPGSK; translated from the coding sequence ATGGCAGATCGCATCGAATTAACCGGCCTGGAATGCTTTGGCTACCACGGCGTCTTTGAGGAGGAAAAGCGCACCGGCCAGCCCTTTATCGTCGATATCACCTGCTGGTCCGAGTTTGCCGAGGCCGCAGCTCACGATGATCTGACCAAGACCATCAATTACGCCGAGCTTGCCGATGTCGCCGCCAATATCGTCGAAGGCCCCTCCCGCGACCTCATCGAGACCGTCGCCAGCGAGGTGGCCGATACCATCATGGCTTCCTTCGCAGACCTGCACGCGGTGGAAGTGACCGTGCACAAACCCAAGGCGCCCATCCCGCGCACTTTTGCCGATGTCGCCGTCGTCGCCCGCCGCTCCCGCAAACACGCGCGCCTTGGCACGAACCCCGGGAGTAAGTAA
- the folP gene encoding dihydropteroate synthase: MGIVNVTKDSFSDGGRWLDFDAATTHARELVEQGADMIDVGGESTRPGAVRVEAQEEADRVVPVIQALHEQGIRTSVDTMRASVATAAAEAGVDMINDVSGGLADPEMYAAMADAGVPVCLMHWRTLQEGAFGSAAGTADHGGDVVRDVHETLTRLSNNALDAGVKKDNIVLDPGLGFAKSPQDNWALLKALPEFLDGEFPILVGASRKRFLAAIREDRGVETSPLLADPATAAVTAISAQMGAWGVRVHEVGVSRDAVDVAAAWNAGKSYVGGANATGSYRNAATGAGTVTSTAMGTERN, from the coding sequence ATGGGCATCGTGAATGTTACGAAGGATTCCTTTTCCGATGGCGGGCGGTGGCTCGACTTCGACGCTGCCACCACTCATGCCCGTGAACTGGTGGAACAGGGCGCGGATATGATCGATGTGGGCGGCGAATCCACCCGCCCGGGTGCGGTGCGCGTGGAGGCGCAGGAAGAGGCCGACCGCGTGGTCCCGGTCATCCAGGCGCTGCACGAGCAGGGCATTCGTACCTCGGTGGATACGATGCGCGCCTCGGTCGCCACCGCGGCTGCCGAGGCCGGGGTGGACATGATTAATGATGTCTCCGGCGGCCTTGCCGATCCTGAAATGTATGCCGCTATGGCCGATGCCGGCGTGCCCGTCTGCCTCATGCACTGGCGTACGCTGCAGGAAGGCGCGTTTGGCTCCGCGGCGGGCACGGCGGATCACGGCGGCGATGTGGTCCGCGACGTGCACGAGACCCTCACCCGCCTGAGCAATAATGCCCTGGATGCGGGCGTGAAAAAGGACAATATTGTGCTGGACCCGGGCCTCGGCTTTGCCAAGAGCCCGCAGGATAACTGGGCGCTGCTTAAGGCCCTGCCCGAGTTCCTGGACGGCGAGTTCCCCATCCTGGTGGGGGCCTCGCGCAAGCGCTTCCTCGCCGCCATCCGGGAAGACCGCGGGGTAGAGACAAGCCCGCTGCTTGCTGATCCCGCCACCGCCGCCGTGACCGCCATCTCCGCCCAGATGGGCGCGTGGGGCGTGCGCGTGCACGAGGTGGGCGTATCCCGCGATGCCGTCGACGTGGCCGCCGCGTGGAACGCCGGCAAGTCCTATGTAGGCGGCGCCAATGCCACCGGTAGCTACCGCAATGCCGCCACCGGCGCTGGCACAGTGACCTCCACCGCGATGGGTACGGAAAGGAATTAA
- the folE gene encoding GTP cyclohydrolase I FolE, translating to MSENHIDSQQVPARAPYDHERAEAAVRELLLAVGEDPDREGLRETPARVARAYREVFAGLHEDPTEVLHKTFAEDHQELVLVRDIPIYSTCEHHLVPFYGVAHIGYIPGKDGHVTGLSKLARLADMYAKRPQVQERLTQQIADALVNVLEAQSVIVVIECEHLCMAMRGIRKPGATTTTSAVRGGFKNNAASRAEVLSFIRT from the coding sequence ATGTCTGAAAATCACATTGATTCCCAGCAGGTGCCCGCCCGAGCGCCGTATGACCATGAGCGGGCGGAGGCGGCCGTTCGCGAGCTGCTCCTTGCCGTGGGCGAGGACCCTGACCGCGAAGGCCTGCGCGAAACCCCGGCACGTGTGGCCCGCGCCTACCGCGAGGTATTCGCCGGCCTGCACGAGGATCCGACGGAGGTGCTGCACAAGACCTTCGCGGAGGACCACCAGGAACTGGTCTTGGTGCGCGATATTCCTATCTATTCCACCTGCGAGCACCACCTCGTGCCGTTTTATGGGGTGGCGCATATTGGCTATATCCCCGGCAAGGACGGGCACGTGACCGGGCTGAGCAAGCTGGCGCGCCTGGCGGATATGTACGCCAAGCGCCCGCAGGTTCAAGAGCGCCTGACCCAGCAGATTGCCGATGCCCTCGTTAATGTCCTCGAGGCCCAATCCGTCATCGTGGTCATCGAGTGCGAGCACCTGTGCATGGCCATGCGGGGCATCCGCAAGCCGGGCGCGACCACAACGACCTCCGCGGTGCGCGGCGGGTTCAAAAATAACGCTGCCTCGCGCGCGGAAGTGCTCAGCTTCATTCGTACGTAG
- the ftsH gene encoding ATP-dependent zinc metalloprotease FtsH produces MKNNKLLRYGGIAALILVALYAFTFFSNETRGYVDADTSVALKQLQDKNVDEVEIDDREQRLRIKLKDEITVEEREGVQEIVSQYPARASEQVFDAVKDSGAEKYETNVTQESFLGSMLSFLLPMIILFGLLFWLMSRMQQGAGGMFGIGGSKAKELTKDMPTNTFEDVAGADEAVDELQEIKDFLEDPTRYHDLGAKIPRGVLLYGPPGTGKTLLARAVAGEAGVPFYSISGSDFVEMFVGVGASRVRDLFKQAKEHSPCIIFVDEIDAVGRQRGSGTGGGHDEREQTLNQLLVEMDGFGDREGVILIAATNRPDILDPALLRPGRFDRQIPVTNPDLAGREQILRVHAKDKPLAEEVDVAQLAKRTAGMSGADLANVLNEAALLTARIGGNVITYDALEEATDRVVGGPRRQGKIISEHEKKVTAYHEGGHTLSAWALKDIERVYKVTILARGRTGGHAMTSQEDDKGMYTRDELFSRLVFAMGGRAAEELVFGAPTTGASSDIENATKIARAMLTEYGFSPDLGTVKYGQEQGDPFSQMGGGGGSIDYSDDVAAKIDEQMRYLLERAHEQAYDILRTNREFLDKLAEALLEKETLRRPDLESIFDGIVPRDAYDVFPGEDDRFPRQIGYAPVKTPVELAKERGEELPKRMTLLDASRAARERRLAGEELKGEVGFNFGQHAGDYVNPETVRELHGGGSDSENRSGHGTGSDGRGADRENRSDHADRNDRENHGDHDRADHSNHGNNDRGDRDGGEGRADSASESRGKHHKPEGETSQWFTPGWNESSRRDNPYARDAEKPRDDKE; encoded by the coding sequence ATGAAAAACAATAAACTCCTTCGCTACGGCGGCATTGCGGCGCTGATCCTCGTAGCGCTGTACGCCTTTACGTTCTTTAGCAACGAGACCCGCGGATACGTGGACGCGGATACCTCCGTGGCCTTAAAACAGCTGCAGGATAAAAACGTTGACGAGGTAGAAATTGATGACCGCGAGCAGCGCCTGCGCATCAAGCTCAAGGACGAAATCACGGTAGAAGAGCGCGAGGGCGTACAAGAGATCGTGTCTCAGTACCCCGCGCGCGCCTCCGAGCAGGTCTTTGATGCGGTCAAGGATTCGGGTGCGGAGAAGTACGAGACCAACGTCACCCAGGAATCCTTCTTGGGCTCCATGCTCAGCTTCCTGCTGCCGATGATCATCCTCTTCGGCCTGCTGTTCTGGCTCATGTCCCGCATGCAGCAGGGTGCCGGCGGCATGTTCGGCATCGGCGGCTCCAAGGCCAAGGAGCTGACCAAGGATATGCCGACCAATACCTTCGAGGATGTTGCCGGCGCCGATGAGGCCGTGGATGAGCTGCAGGAAATCAAGGACTTCCTGGAGGATCCGACGCGCTACCACGACCTGGGCGCGAAGATTCCGCGCGGTGTGCTGCTCTATGGCCCTCCGGGTACCGGTAAGACCCTGTTGGCTCGCGCCGTTGCGGGCGAGGCCGGCGTGCCGTTTTATTCCATCTCCGGTTCGGACTTCGTGGAGATGTTCGTCGGTGTGGGTGCCTCCCGCGTGCGCGACCTGTTCAAGCAGGCCAAGGAGCACAGCCCGTGCATCATCTTCGTGGACGAGATCGACGCCGTGGGCCGCCAGCGCGGTTCCGGTACCGGCGGCGGGCACGATGAGCGCGAGCAGACCCTGAACCAGTTGCTGGTGGAGATGGACGGCTTCGGCGACCGTGAGGGCGTTATCCTCATCGCGGCCACCAACCGCCCCGATATCTTGGACCCAGCGCTGCTGCGCCCAGGTCGTTTCGACCGCCAGATTCCGGTCACCAACCCGGACCTGGCCGGCCGCGAGCAGATCCTGCGCGTGCACGCCAAGGACAAGCCTTTGGCAGAAGAGGTCGATGTGGCGCAGCTGGCCAAGCGCACCGCCGGCATGTCCGGTGCAGACCTTGCCAATGTGCTTAACGAGGCCGCCCTGCTCACCGCCCGCATCGGCGGCAACGTCATTACCTACGACGCGCTGGAAGAAGCCACCGACCGCGTGGTGGGCGGGCCACGGCGCCAGGGCAAGATCATCTCCGAGCACGAGAAGAAGGTCACCGCTTACCACGAGGGCGGCCACACCCTGTCCGCGTGGGCGCTCAAGGATATCGAGCGCGTGTACAAGGTCACCATCCTGGCCCGCGGCCGCACCGGTGGCCACGCCATGACCTCGCAGGAAGACGACAAGGGCATGTACACCCGCGATGAGCTGTTTTCCCGCTTGGTCTTTGCCATGGGCGGCCGCGCCGCCGAGGAATTGGTCTTCGGTGCGCCCACCACGGGCGCGTCCTCCGATATCGAGAACGCCACCAAGATCGCCCGCGCGATGCTGACGGAATACGGCTTTTCGCCCGACCTGGGCACCGTCAAGTACGGCCAGGAGCAGGGCGATCCATTCAGCCAGATGGGCGGGGGCGGCGGCTCCATCGATTACTCGGATGACGTTGCCGCCAAGATCGACGAGCAGATGCGCTACCTCCTCGAGCGCGCGCACGAACAGGCCTACGACATCTTGCGCACCAACCGCGAGTTCCTGGACAAGCTGGCCGAGGCCCTCCTTGAGAAGGAGACCCTGCGCCGGCCGGACCTGGAGAGCATCTTTGACGGCATCGTGCCGCGCGATGCTTATGATGTCTTCCCCGGCGAAGACGATCGTTTCCCGCGCCAGATTGGTTATGCGCCGGTCAAGACGCCGGTCGAGCTGGCCAAGGAGCGCGGCGAGGAGCTTCCTAAACGCATGACGCTTCTCGATGCCTCCCGGGCCGCCCGCGAGCGCCGCCTCGCCGGCGAAGAGCTCAAGGGCGAAGTTGGCTTTAACTTTGGCCAGCACGCCGGCGATTACGTGAACCCCGAAACCGTGCGCGAGCTGCACGGCGGCGGCAGCGATTCCGAGAACCGCAGCGGCCACGGCACCGGTAGCGATGGCCGCGGCGCGGACCGCGAGAATCGGAGCGACCACGCCGACCGGAACGACCGCGAGAACCACGGCGACCACGACCGCGCGGACCACAGCAACCACGGCAACAACGACCGCGGGGACCGCGACGGTGGGGAAGGGCGAGCGGATTCGGCATCGGAAAGCAGGGGCAAGCACCACAAGCCAGAGGGAGAAACCAGCCAATGGTTCACCCCAGGCTGGAATGAGTCTTCCCGCCGCGATAACCCCTACGCGCGCGATGCGGAAAAGCCGCGGGATGATAAAGAGTAA